The Streptomyces tendae DNA segment GGCCAGTGCGACGGCGCGCTCATGGCTGTCGACGTCGATCACCATCCACCCGGCGATGAGGTCCTTGGTCTCGGCGAACGGCCCGTCGGTCACCGGCGGACGCCCCTCGCCGTCGTACCGGACCCACGACCCCCCGGGCGCCAGCGCCTGGCCGTCGACGAACTCGCCGGTCTTCTCCAGCCGGGCGGCGAAGTCGTTCATGTACCGCACGTGGGCCGAGATCTCCTCCGGGGTCCACTGGTCCATCGGAACGTTGTTCACCGGGTCCGGAGCGCCG contains these protein-coding regions:
- a CDS encoding YciI family protein, whose translation is MAKYLLLKHYRGAPDPVNNVPMDQWTPEEISAHVRYMNDFAARLEKTGEFVDGQALAPGGSWVRYDGEGRPPVTDGPFAETKDLIAGWMVIDVDSHERAVALAGELSAAPGAGGRPIHEWLEVRPFLTAHPTVTE